The sequence TCGCGTCTGATTGAATATCCACGGATTGCCGATCGCCCCGCGGGCGACCGTCACTCCGTCAACGCCGGTGTGCCGGATCATGTCGAGGCAGGCCTGCGGCGTGAACAGGTCGCCGCTCCCGAGGACGACGCGGCCTCCCGCGTGCCGCTTCACCTCGCGCAAAAAATCCCATGAGCTGGGACCGACGTAGCGCTGCTCGACGGTGCGGCCGTGCACCGTGATCGCTGCCGCGCCGCGGGCGAAAGCGCCGTCGAAGATCGTGAAGAACCGCTCGCGGCTCTCTTGGCTGTCGTCGATCCCGCGGCGCATTTTCACGGTGACGGGAATCGGCGCGGGGACCGCCTCGCGCACGCGGCCGACAATCTCAAGCGCCGTTTCGACCTGGCCCAGCAAATATCCGCCGCGGCAACGGCCGAGCACCTTCTTCACCGGGCAACCGAAGTTGATGTCGATCACATCGAACCCCGCCGCCACCAGGCGCAGCGCCGCCGGACCAAAATCATCCGGATTGGCCCCCATCAACTGCCCGCCCACCGGATGCTCTTCGTCGGAAACTCGCAGCCGCCCTTGGTTCTTTCGCGTGTGACTCGCTTCGATCAAGAATTGGTCGAGCAGCACCTCGCAGAGCGTGTACGGAGCGCCGAGCCGCCGCGCGATCACGCGCATGGCCCAATCGCTATAGCCCGAAAGCGCCGCCTGCACGACGGGAAAATCGAGTGCAACGCTGCCGAGACGCAAATTGCCGAGAGCGGAATCCATGATGCCGATTGTCGATGTCGCGGATGGGATGGTCAAGGGCGGCAGTGTAGGCATCGCGGACCGGCGGTTGGAGTTCAGCCTTTAGGCTGCGGTTGGCGGATAAAGCCTGGACTCCAACACTCGAAGCGCGACGAGTGCGCTTCACCGCGCGTACCACGCTACGAGCCGCTGGAGCTGCCCTTCTTGGGCCAGCGTGTTCACGCGGCGGCGATGTCGAGCGCCGACTAGCGGCGTGTAACCTTGCGATCGATCGAGGCAACCGATGATCGGGATGATCTCGTCGCTCTTGCGTTCAGCGCCGGAGGCCCAGCGAAAGAGCCATAGTGCGACGGCAAACGACAGCGCCGCCGCCCGATAGCCGTCGACGAGCGACCATCCTCGATAGCCGAGCGCCGCGTAGCGCCACGAGGCGATGAGCGATTCAAAATAGGCGTCTAGCGGAGTGAGCACGTCGGGACTCAGCGCGCCGAGCGGTGCTTCGAGGTCCTCGAACGTCTCGGCGCGAAACCCCGCGACCAACTGCGGCAGCTTGCCTTTACCGCGGGCAAGCGCCCAAGCCGCGCGACCAAGTCGCAGTCGCTCGCGCCAACTCGGCTGGGCCGCGGAGCGCGGGTGCGGGCGAAGATACTCGCCGCCGGCTTGCCGGAACAGAGCGGCGGCCCATTTCGCCGGCGCCGTTCGCTCCGAAAACCAGCGACCCGCCCCTTCCAGCGCGGCCGCCTCGAAGATCGACATCAATTCGGCAAACTCGGGGCCCTTGAGCGAACGGAGCTTGCGCCCGCGGCAGTCGACGATCAACTGGCAGAATTGCAAGCCATGAATCCAGCGGCGCACGAGCGGAAAGCGGCGATCAGTCATCAGCCGCTCGATCCCCCCGGCGACGCGGCGCGCGTCGTGCCAATCGCGCGAAAGCCCTCGCACAATCGGCGGCGGCGACTGGCCCCCGATCTCGGCTAACTCGGGCGCGACGAGCTTTTCCACCGCGGCGGTGTGTTCCGAAAGCGGCCGCCCGCGATTCTGGGCGGCCGAGGGGCAGCTCCGCCTCGTGGTCAAAATCGCGGCATTCTCGACCGGCACGACTTGCAGCGGAAACGTCTTGCAAATCCGCGGCTTGGCGTCGTAGCCATGAATCTCATGGATTCGACAACGTCCCAGCGCAGTTAGAAACACGCAACCACCGTCGGGTCGTTGCACGAGCGTGTAGGTCTTGTTCACCAGCCCGTGACTTACGACCGTTCGCACGCCGCGA is a genomic window of Pirellulales bacterium containing:
- a CDS encoding tRNA-dihydrouridine synthase encodes the protein MDSALGNLRLGSVALDFPVVQAALSGYSDWAMRVIARRLGAPYTLCEVLLDQFLIEASHTRKNQGRLRVSDEEHPVGGQLMGANPDDFGPAALRLVAAGFDVIDINFGCPVKKVLGRCRGGYLLGQVETALEIVGRVREAVPAPIPVTVKMRRGIDDSQESRERFFTIFDGAFARGAAAITVHGRTVEQRYVGPSSWDFLREVKRHAGGRVVLGSGDLFTPQACLDMIRHTGVDGVTVARGAIGNPWIFNQTRALAAGLPLPDPPGLFEQRDVIAEHYRLAEQIYGPEVCCRQMRKFGIKYSRLHPRSLEVREAFVSVRQAGQWRQALDAFFAEDLPGRHPEMEVDETADCEAA
- a CDS encoding YkgJ family cysteine cluster protein yields the protein MPLRTLPILEQWDCHNCGVCCYGNIIRLDDDDLARLKAQRWEDDPDYRGVRTVVSHGLVNKTYTLVQRPDGGCVFLTALGRCRIHEIHGYDAKPRICKTFPLQVVPVENAAILTTRRSCPSAAQNRGRPLSEHTAAVEKLVAPELAEIGGQSPPPIVRGLSRDWHDARRVAGGIERLMTDRRFPLVRRWIHGLQFCQLIVDCRGRKLRSLKGPEFAELMSIFEAAALEGAGRWFSERTAPAKWAAALFRQAGGEYLRPHPRSAAQPSWRERLRLGRAAWALARGKGKLPQLVAGFRAETFEDLEAPLGALSPDVLTPLDAYFESLIASWRYAALGYRGWSLVDGYRAAALSFAVALWLFRWASGAERKSDEIIPIIGCLDRSQGYTPLVGARHRRRVNTLAQEGQLQRLVAWYAR